The Dioscorea cayenensis subsp. rotundata cultivar TDr96_F1 chromosome 7, TDr96_F1_v2_PseudoChromosome.rev07_lg8_w22 25.fasta, whole genome shotgun sequence genome includes a region encoding these proteins:
- the LOC120265822 gene encoding bHLH transcription factor RHL1-like: protein MRRTCIGAGDGVVDGEDDDSLIHCSHFSLPTLQSVHSTMRVDSKRRMLNAFGDAGGARSESPRKRFISERVHCYEISSGQINPRPLRSIPPEVNPVDMSADRNIEAASYFSKESKVPMGWHSFSSIDGKSSSISNNNENGILALVPIEHNSGGQRFDSDESPSEVNTPAKDTKTRAALRDKLRRAKISEAIKAFENSMPFSEKRCQESVLDDVIDYIKFLKLQLKVLSQSRLGGEAETFPFVQLEGYGHYLLHPQMSSEPLEEVMGQMLETDMQAANELLESKGLTILPCDLAYALL, encoded by the exons ATGAGAAGAACGTGCATTGGAGCTGGAGACGGCGTCGTcgatggagaagatgatgattCATTGATCCATTGCTCCCATTTCTCTCTCCCCACACTTCAATCAGTACATTCAA CAATGCGTGTGGATTCTAAGCGAAGAATGTTAAATGCTTTTGGAGATGCAGGAGGGGCTAGAAGTGAGAGCCCTAGGAAGAGATTCATTTCTGAAAGG GTTCATTGCTACGAAATCTCAAGTGGTCAAATTAACCCAAGACCACTACGTTCGATTCCTCCTGAAG TAAACCCTGTGGATATGAGCGCTGACAGGAATATTGAAGCTGCAAGTTATTTCTCAAAGGAATCCAAAGTTCCAATG GGATGGCATTCATTTTCAAGTATTGATGGGAAATCATCAagcatttcaaataataatgagAATGGAATTCTTGCTCTG GTTCCAATAGAACACAATTCAGGTGGACAAAGGTTTGATTCTGATGAATCTCCTTCTGAAGTAAACACCCCTGCTAAAGACACCAAAACTCGAGCTGCATTACGTGATAAG CTACGTAGAGCCAAGATTAGTGAAGCTATTAAAGCATTCGAAAACAGCATGCCATTTTCTGAGAAG CGATGTCAAGAATCTGTGCTCGATGATGTCATCGATTATATCAAGTTTCTGAAACTTCAACTGAAG GTATTGAGTCAAAGCCGACTGGGAGGTGAAGCTGAAACTTTTCCTTTTGTTCAGCTTGAG GGCTATGGACACTATTTGCTGCATCCGCAGATGTCTAGTGAACCTCTTGAGGAAGTGATGGGGCAAATGCTGGAGACGGACATGCAAGCCGCTAACGAGCTGTTGGAAAGCAAAGGGCTCACTATCTTGCCATGTGATTTGGCCTATGCCCTTCTTTAG